The nucleotide window GTGAAGACCTTATTTTTCTCTTATTTACTAAAATTAATTCCGAAATCTAATTTTTTATTTTTTAGGATATTTTTCCTCTACAAAAACTATAGAAGATAATAATAGAATTTATAAAATTAGTAACACAAATGGCATAATTAATATGGATTATTTTTACCAAAACTAAGGGTTTGGCGCGGTTTCTTTAGAAATTCGGGTTTCAAATGACAAATTAGATATATTGAAGTCTCAAATCACCATTTGTCGTACACTGGTACGGTCGTACCCTCAGATCTCCTGAGGGCTCTCTCGCGATGAGTGGTATAGCACTACGAACAAACCAATAATGAAAGGCGATTCTCTTGTCCAAAGTAGTAGAAATTTCCCCAACCACAAGACATGAGGGGCATTCCAAGCTCGTACTCAAAGTCAACGATGAGGGAATTATTGAGCGAGGAGACTGGATCAGTATAACCCCGGTTAGAGGTCTGGAAAAACTGTGTATCGGAAAGACGATGCACCAGGCACCAAAGATCTCATCCCGTGTCTGCGGTATCTGCCCGATTGCACACACCCTGGCAGGTATCGGAGCAATGGAAGCCTCAATCGGCTGTGAGATTCCACAGGATGCATATCTGCTCAGGCTTATCCTCCAGTGCGCAAATAAACTTCACAGTATTGCACTGCACGACATCCTTGCACTGCCTGATATGTACATCCCAGGCACCGAGACAAAGATCAATCCGTTCACTGCGGAAGAACCAGTCAGAACCGTTGCAAAGCGGATCCAGCGGCTCCGTGAGATCGGACAGACGATCGGTGAGATTGCCGGAGGAGAACCAGTTCACCCAAGCAATCCACGTGTCGGTGGAATGTATTACAATATCAGCCCACAGGCAAAGCAGAAGCTCTTTGACCTCGCAAAGGAAGCCCTCCCAATGGCCATCGCCCAGATGGACTTCATGAACGCTGTCTTCAAGAACTTCGAGAAGAGGGAGACCGTTACCGTCGGGAAGACCACTGTTGATATGCCAAAGGAATTCGGATACCACAACCAGGGATACATGGCTGTCGACTCGATATTCCAGTCATCAAGCCTTGACTTTGACCCCAAGTGGGATCCAAACCGCTGGACCGATGTAACCCCCTGGGACTGGTACATGGGCGAGTGCGAAGTTTCACTTGAGGACCCAGACTACCCAATCGGTGGAACCTCCAAGATCGGAACCAAGGCATGGCCACAGATGCAGGCCTGCACCTCCATTCCACTCTACGATGGCCAGCCAGTAGAAGTCGGTCCACGTGCCCGTATGGTCACCTTCAAGAACTTCGATCACAAGGGAGCCATGGGTCAGAACATTGCACGTGAGATGGAGTACCCAGACTGCCTATACACTATTATCGATGCTCTGGATGCCCTTGACTGTAATGGGTCTGTCCTTGCTGATGAGATCCCACAGGGAGACGGTAGCCTTGGATGGAACGCCAACGAAGCACCTCGTGGAACCGATGTTCACCTCGCTAAGGTCAAGGATGGAAGAGTCCAGATGTACAACCTGCTTGTGCCAACCACCTGGAACTTCCCGACCTGTAGTCGAGCTCTCGAAGGAGCACCCTGGCAGCTCGCAGAGGTTATTGTACGTGCCTATGACCCCTGTGTCTCCTGTGCAACCCACATGCTGGTCGTAGACGAGAACAAGAAGATCATCGCCCAGAAACTCGTCCAGTGAGAGAGTCTCGCGCATGTTATTTCAGGAGATCGTGATATGCGGGTGCGGTAACCCGCTCTTTGCTGACGACGGGTTCGGTCCGGAAGTAGTAGAGGAATTAAAGAAGATCTCACTGCCTGAAACAGTGAAGGTGATAGATGCAGGTCTTGGTGGCCCACATTTTATCTTCACCTTGCTGGACCAGTCTGAAGAACCGGTGAAGAAGATAATCATCATTGATATTGCAGACTTTGGTGGAAATCCTGGAGAGATAACTCTGTTAACTCCTTATGATCTGCCTCCAGGCAAATACCGGGATGCCCATTCATGGGACCTTGCAGAACCACTTCACCGCATAAAAGACAAGATCGATATCACGATCATTGGATGTCAACCCAAGCGTGTTACTGCTCCTGATTTAGAAATCGGACTCTCGGATGAGGTTGCAAGCGCGATTCCACGAACAGTACAGTTAGTACTGAAGTTGTTGGAGGAGCATTATGGGACTACTATCGCTAATATTCGGGAGGAAAGAGAAGAAACCGGTGGAGGTAAAACCACCACAGCCGGTTGCAACTCCTAAACCCGTGGCGAGTGTGAAACAAGAATCACATAAGGAGGAAAGACCTGTGTCTAACAAAATTACTCTCGGACATGTGCACATGAGTGGGTGTATAGGATGCTGTGTCTCAATTGCGGACACCTATGGGGGCCTGTTCACTCTGCTTGATAATTACGCAGATTTGGTTTACAGCCTAACACTGGTGGATGTAAGACACATCCCGAAGATGGATGTCGCCCTCGTTGAGGGATCTGTATGCCTGCAGGATGAACTCTCAATTGAAGAGATCAAGGAAACCCGTGAGAGGGCAACTGTCGTGGTGGCTCTCGGTGGATGTTCAGCATACGGAAACATTACCCGGTTCAGCCGCGGCGGTCAGTTCAACCAGCCACAGCACGAGTCCTATGTACCAATTTCCAAACTGATCGATGTAGATGTCTACATTCCAGGCTGTGCACCAAACCCAGAAGTTATCAGGAACGTTGCTGTAATGGCATACCTGCTGCTGAAGGGTAATGACGCACAGAAGAAACTGGCAACAGCATACCTTGCACCACTGATGGCTCTTGCAAAGGACGGATCCCGCATTGAGTCCGACAGCGAGGCCTGTGGCTGTGACATTATGCTCAAGGTCATCAACCAGGGACTGTGTATGGGCTGTGGAACCTGTGCAGCATCCTGTCCGGTCTTTGCAATCAGTATGGAGTATGGTAAACCTAACATTGACCGCGAAATGTGTATCAAGTGTGGTGCCTGTTATAGTTCTTGCCCACGGAGCTTCTTCAGCTTCGATGTATGTGGCGATTACGAAAACATTCTCGGCGCAATTACTGCTGCAATGAACCCAGGGGGCAACTAACATGGATATGCTCGGCAAGTACAAAACCTGTGTTGCAGCACGCAGCACCAGCAGTGAGATTCTGAAGTCGTCCCAGGATGGTGGAATTGTCACCCAGATGTTCATCTATGCTCTTGAAGAGGGCATCATCGACGGTGCAATTGTCGCAGGACCTGGAGACGAACCTTGGAAACCAAAACCCATGGTCGCAACAACTCCTGAGGAGATACTTGCAGCCAGGGGAACCAGGTACAACATCTCACCAAATATGGCTGTCATTAAGGAGTCAGTCCGGAAGTATGGCCTTGATAAGGTCGGTATTGTCGGAACTCCCTGCCAGATGCAGGCACTCCGTAAGGCTCAGCTCTACCCGGTCGGAATGCGGTATGTCACTGACAAGATCGCTCTCGCAATGGGTATCTTCTGTATGGAGAACTTCTCCTACCAGAGCATGAAGCAGATTGTAGAAGACCACTGCAATGTGGATCTGCACTCTCTCAAGAAGACTGATATCGGAAAGGGTAAGTATTGGGCATACACCAACCGTGGTGCAGTCTCCCAGATCCCCCTGAAAGTTACTCACAAGTACGAGCAGCCAGGCTGCCACGTCTGTCTGGACTATGTCGCCAACATGGGTGACATTTCAACCGGTTCAGTCGGTTCACCAGACGGATGGAGCACTGTCTTTGTCAGAAGCACCAACGGTGACAATATCTGGAAAAAGGCAGTAGAAGCAGGTGTCTTTGAAGTTAAAGCAATTGACAGTGTCAAGCCAGGCTTGGACCTTGTAACCAAACTCGCCACTGAAAAGATCACCAAGAACCAGAAGGAACTTGAACACCGTGCAAAGATGGGTGTAAACAAGGGCCTTCGCAACCCATATATCTAAGAACCTTTTTTTGGTTCATTAATCTTTTTTATAATCTAGTTCTACTGAAATCTCATATTTAACTGCTTTGGTCACTGCCTGGTTTTTATTGTTGAAATCCAACTTTGCCAATAATAAAATAAAATGTAATTAGTGATGTTTGAATTGTCCAAAATGTGAAGCATATCTCAACAAAATTCACCAAAAATAGCGTTATCGAATTTGACTGTTATGATTATTCGTGAATGAGGAATAACAAAAAAGTTCATTCATTCCAATTTTGATGCCATCATCATAGTTATTTTTGGACATAGTGGTGGTTACGTTAAGTTTTGAGGGAAACTTCAACTGTCAAATACAGTTTCCTAATGAAATTCGGGAAAATTAGATCGTAATAGTGGATGAACTCATTAATCTCAAAAGTCAAAGTGGCAAAGTAAGGTTGAAACGATGCTAATTAATTACATAACAATCAATTAAACTATATAGTGATATACATAAGAAACAGATTGCACAAAGGAGACTGTTTTTCCTAATCATGCAGATTTTTTTCCAAAACAAACATCATGGAATTCGGTTGCCATATGGCTTCATTTAATTCATGTTTTTACTCCAACCGGGGAATGTGAGTTCCATCACTTTCAAGACAAAACTTACGACGATTAGTTTGATATCTTTCTTAGAAAACAAGATGTCGATGCAATACTGTTAGAATTCCTCGGGAAGATAACAGAAAAAGAAGAATATTTTGAAGTATTGACAAAGAAACAAGATATGATTCAGGTCAACAAAGTTCAGGATCTATTGATGCGTAAATACTTGAGAAAAATTGTCATTAATTTCA belongs to Methanospirillum lacunae and includes:
- the frhG gene encoding coenzyme F420 hydrogenase subunit gamma — translated: MGLLSLIFGRKEKKPVEVKPPQPVATPKPVASVKQESHKEERPVSNKITLGHVHMSGCIGCCVSIADTYGGLFTLLDNYADLVYSLTLVDVRHIPKMDVALVEGSVCLQDELSIEEIKETRERATVVVALGGCSAYGNITRFSRGGQFNQPQHESYVPISKLIDVDVYIPGCAPNPEVIRNVAVMAYLLLKGNDAQKKLATAYLAPLMALAKDGSRIESDSEACGCDIMLKVINQGLCMGCGTCAASCPVFAISMEYGKPNIDREMCIKCGACYSSCPRSFFSFDVCGDYENILGAITAAMNPGGN
- the frhD gene encoding coenzyme F420-reducing hydrogenase, FrhD protein translates to MLFQEIVICGCGNPLFADDGFGPEVVEELKKISLPETVKVIDAGLGGPHFIFTLLDQSEEPVKKIIIIDIADFGGNPGEITLLTPYDLPPGKYRDAHSWDLAEPLHRIKDKIDITIIGCQPKRVTAPDLEIGLSDEVASAIPRTVQLVLKLLEEHYGTTIANIREEREETGGGKTTTAGCNS
- the frhA gene encoding coenzyme F420 hydrogenase subunit alpha; this encodes MSKVVEISPTTRHEGHSKLVLKVNDEGIIERGDWISITPVRGLEKLCIGKTMHQAPKISSRVCGICPIAHTLAGIGAMEASIGCEIPQDAYLLRLILQCANKLHSIALHDILALPDMYIPGTETKINPFTAEEPVRTVAKRIQRLREIGQTIGEIAGGEPVHPSNPRVGGMYYNISPQAKQKLFDLAKEALPMAIAQMDFMNAVFKNFEKRETVTVGKTTVDMPKEFGYHNQGYMAVDSIFQSSSLDFDPKWDPNRWTDVTPWDWYMGECEVSLEDPDYPIGGTSKIGTKAWPQMQACTSIPLYDGQPVEVGPRARMVTFKNFDHKGAMGQNIAREMEYPDCLYTIIDALDALDCNGSVLADEIPQGDGSLGWNANEAPRGTDVHLAKVKDGRVQMYNLLVPTTWNFPTCSRALEGAPWQLAEVIVRAYDPCVSCATHMLVVDENKKIIAQKLVQ
- the frhB gene encoding coenzyme F420 hydrogenase subunit beta, with the translated sequence MDMLGKYKTCVAARSTSSEILKSSQDGGIVTQMFIYALEEGIIDGAIVAGPGDEPWKPKPMVATTPEEILAARGTRYNISPNMAVIKESVRKYGLDKVGIVGTPCQMQALRKAQLYPVGMRYVTDKIALAMGIFCMENFSYQSMKQIVEDHCNVDLHSLKKTDIGKGKYWAYTNRGAVSQIPLKVTHKYEQPGCHVCLDYVANMGDISTGSVGSPDGWSTVFVRSTNGDNIWKKAVEAGVFEVKAIDSVKPGLDLVTKLATEKITKNQKELEHRAKMGVNKGLRNPYI